ctttacctttacttctttgttgttttcttacgcttcttaatcgtggagatgtttgatcttggaataccttaTTCCATTTTGTAAAGgcgcacaaaacttaacgttgAAAAGCTGtattgtcacttctcatgtgaatgcaactttactgaatggaatacggtatttcaagatcaagcatctccacaattaagacgCATAAGCAaacaatatacactgcctggccaaaaaaaaggtcacacacgctaatatttggttggaccgtctttagctttgattacggcacgcattcgctgtggcatcttttccacaagcttctgcaatgtcacaacatttatttctgtccagagttgcattaatttttccacaagatcttgtattgatgatgggaaatttggaccactgcacaaagtcttctccagcacatcccaaagattctcaatggggttcaggtctggactctgtggtggccaatccatgtgtgaaaatgatgtctcatgctccctgaaccactctttcacaatttgagcctgatgaatcctggcattgtcatcttggaatatgcccgtgccatcagggaaggaaaaaatccattgatggaataacctggtcgttcattatattcaggtagtcagctgacctcattctttgggcacataacattgctgaacctagacctgaccgactgcagcaaccccagatcatagcactgcccccacaggcttgtacggtaggcactaggcatgatgggtgcatcacttcagccgcctctcttcttaccctgatgtgcccatcactctggaacagggtaaatctggactcatcagaccacatgaccttcttccattgcaccagagtccaatctttatgctccctagcaaattgaagccatttttgctggttagcctcactgacaagtggtttcctgaaggctacacagctgtttagtcccaatcccttgagttcccttcgcattgtgcgtgtggaaatgctcttactttcactattaaacatatccctgagttctactgtagtttttttaccatttgatttcaccaaacgtttaagtgatcaccgatcacgatcattcaagatttttttccgaccacattccttccttgaggatgatgtttccccactgtccttccactttttaataatgcgttggacagttcttaacccgattttagtagtttcagcaatctccttagatgttttctctgcttgatgcatgccaataatttgacccttctgaaacagattaacatcttttccacgaccacaggacgtgtctttccacatggttgtttaacaaatgagaagctactcactgcatcagttagggttaaataacttgttgccagctgaaacataatcacccatgcagtaattatccaatgggaggctcttacctatttgcttagttaaatccaggtggtgaccttttttttggccaggcagtgtagaagtaaaggtaaagtgcaggttttattgtattttagattgatttttaactatttcaattgtatttgtgttttatatagacttattgtactaaaacaacaagcaaggaatttcattagtagagagaacttataggcagtaataattaagagaggtttagtgttcctgtgttgttcttttaatacattaatccacgttaagcttttttatttacGATAAGCATTGTAAACTTGGAAAAGGTTATTACAAATTCTCAGAACCCCCAGCTATAATGCAGATTTATCTCATACGTGCACTTTAATGACATctagcgctgaacaaagcagctgttcattgtttatatactgtatatatacagtgtatcacaaaagtgagtacacccctcacatttctgcaaatatttcattatatcttttcatgggacaacactatagacatgaaacttggatataacttagagtagtcagtgtacagcttgaatagcagtgtagatttactgtcttctgaaaataacaacacacagccattaatgtctaaatagctgcaacatacagtgtatcacaaaagtgagtacacccctcacatttctgcaaatatttcattatatcttttcatgggacaacactatagacatgaaacttggatataacttcgagtagtcagtgtacagcttgtatagcagtgcagatttactgtcttctgaaaataactcaacacacagccattaatgtctaaatagctggcaacataagtgagtacaccccacagtgaacatgtccaaattgtgcccaaatgtgtcgttgtccctgcctggtgtcatgtgtcaaggtcccaggtgtaaatggggagcagggctgttaaatttggtgttttgggtacaattctctcatactggtcactggatattcaacatggcacctcatggcaaagaactctctgaggatgtgagaaatagaattgttgctctccacaaagatggcctaggctataagaagattgctaacaccctgaaactgagctacagcatggtggccaaggtcatacagcggttttccaggacaggttccactcggaacaggcttcgccagggtcgaccaaagaagttgagtccacgtgttcggcgtcatatccagaggttggctttaaaaaatagacacatgagtgctgccagcattgctgcagaggttgaagacgtgggaggtcagcctgtcagtgctcagaccatacgccgcacactgcatcaactcggtctgcatggtcgtcatcccagaagtaagctgacgcacaagaaagcccgcaaacagtttgctgaagacaagcagtccaagaacatggattactggaatgccctgtggtctgacgagaccaagataaacttgtttggctcagatggtgtccagcatgtgtggcggcgccctggtgagaagtaccaagacaactgtatcttgcctacagtcaagcatggtggtggtagcatcatggtcttgggctgcatgagtgttgctggcactggggagctgcagttcattgagggaaacatgaattccaacatgtactgtgacattctgaaacagagcatgatcccctcccttcgaaaactgggcctcatggcagttttccaacaggataacgaccccaaacacaacctccaagatgacaactgccttgctgaggaagctgaaggtaaaggtgatggactaaacccaattgagcacctgtggcacatcctcaagtggaaggtggaggagttcaaggtgtctaacatccaccagctccgtgatgtcatcatggaggagtggaagaggattccagtagcaacctgtgcagctctggtgaattccatgctcaggagggttaaggcagtgctggataataatggtggtcacacaaaatattgacactttgggcacaatttggacatgttcactgtggggtgtactcacttacaggggttggacaaaataactgaaacacctggttttagaccacaataatttattagtatggtgtagggcctccttttgcggccaatacagcgtcaattcgtcttggaaatgacatatacaagtcctgcacagtggtcagagggattttaagccattcttcttgcaggatagtggccaggtcactacgtgatgctggtggaggaaaacgtttcctgactcgcttctccaaaacaccccaaagtggctcaataatatttagatctggtgactgtgcaggccatgggagatgttcaacttcactttcatgttcatcaaaccaatctttcaccagtcttgctgtgtgtattggtgcattgtcatcctgatacacggcaccgccattggatgcacatggtcctccagaatggttcggtagtccttggcagtgacgtgcccatctagcacaagtattgggccaagggaatgccatgatatggcagcccaaaccatcactgatccacccccatgcttcactctgggcatgcaacagtctgggtggtacgcttctttggggcttctccacaccgtaactctcccggatgtggggaaaacagtaaaggtggactcatcagagaacaatacatgtttcacattgtccacagcccaagatttgcgctccttgcaccattgaaaccgacgtttggcattggcacgagtgaccaaaggtttggctatagcagcccggccgtgtatattgaccctgtggagctcccgacggacagttctggtggaaacaggagagttgaggtgcacatttaattctgccgtgatttgggcagccgtggttttatgttttttggatacaatccgggttagcacccgaacatccctttcagacagcttcctcttgcgtccacagttaatcctgttggatgtggtttgtccttcttggtggtatgctgacattaccctggataccgtggctcttgatacatcacaaagacttgctgtcttggtcacagatgcaccagcaagacgtgcaccaacaatttgtcctcttttgaactctggtatgtcacccataatgttgtgtgcattgcaatattttaagcaaaactgtgctcttaccctgctaattgaaccttcacactctgctcttactggtgcaatgtgcaattaatgaagattggccaccagactggtccaatttagccatgaaacctcccacactaaaatgacaggtgtttcagttattttgtccaacccctgtatgttgccagccatttagacattaatggctgtgtgttgagttattttcagaagacagtaaatctacactgctatacaagctgtacactgactactctaagttatatccaagttttatttctatagtgttgtcccatgaaaagatataatgaaatatttgcaaaaatgtgaggggtgtactcacttttgtgatacactgtatatatatatatataattttttttttgtttgtttatgcattttctcccatttttctccctttttagcgcgtccaattgcccgattgcgtcatgcttcctctccaccaatgccgatccctgctctgattgaggagaacgaagctaacccacgccccctccaacacgtgggcagcatgccgtatgcatcttatcacctacactttgacgagtgcagtgcagctcagccttgtgtacggagaggacacaccctaagagcactcttttctcatctctgtgcaggcgccatcagcagaggtcataattgcaccagtcatgggagagagaccccatccggcttagtcccacccatatctgaacaacaggccaatcgttgttcatgtggccactcagccttagccagtaggcagagctgagattcgatacgatgtattcgagatcccagctctggttccagcgtgtgtttaccgctgcgccacctgagcggccagctgTTCACTgctaatttgaaattaaataaatacttttttttttcttaaaaaggcTAAACGCGTCAAATTTAAGGTAAATGTCGAGttaaagggtacaaatttctccatgaAGGGTGTCAAGTAACAAAGATTTCtagtttaggggacatcgagttacaaggtaccactgtattctgCAGCAGTAAAGGAATGATTCAACTGggaaattggatacgactagatcgaGAGAAAAGGGAAAATGTAAACACCACAAAACGAAATACAGTACTCAAAATAGTTTATTTATGAGTTTGTGGACAGACTTTGTGGATACACATGCTGACCACAGCTTTCTATCACAATGCCCAGATGTTGACATGACCAGCTCTTATCACGAGTTCTGAACAATTGATTATTCTAACTCAGCTCAGACTCACGATTAGTCACCGAATTTGTTCCGTTTGGCCTCTGGATCATCGTTCAGCTTGGAGAAGTGTTCTGACATGGCTGCCAAGGCACGATAACGGTGGGAAATAGAATTCTTCACTTCTTTAGGGAGTTCTGCATATCTGTCAAACAGATCCACAGAaaggttttttaaagacagactGACACAACAGAGGTTTTTCATTTTTACCCTAGCTTTATAACGACTGGACTGATAAAGTTCAGCTGAAAAAGCTAACCTTTATCAAACATTAACATCTGAGACTTTTCAAGAAGCCGTCGACTGGCTCCAAAGCTACTTTAGAAAATCATCTGTAGATCAAAATTTTTCCATTAAGGGAGGTTTCCCTCTGAACTATTTTCTTATTGTCTTGAGTGATTAGATAGGCGCTTTGGATCTGCAAGGCTGAGGGAgcttaataataaaagttatttTAGAACCTAAAAAGACCAAAACCCCCTTCCACCTAAGCAGTGATTGTTTGGGTGGAGTTTCAACTCCTTTATTCGGCTAAGCCAAGATGCCTAAGTACAGCAGAGTTGTTACTATCTGCAcatctgcacacccctttcatcttctccatgttttattacattacagactcattctataatagattgagttcattttttgcctcaaacatcttcacacaatcaccaataattacgaagtgaaaatggggtttagaaaatatgcaattttattttactgacaaaaatcatttatttaaggggttacatatctgtacacacccttagcctagtACATGGTTGATGCaactttggcagcaattacagcttcaaggtgtcttgggaaagaagctacaggcttggcacacttgttccTGGAcgtttttgcccattcctcttggcatatccttgcaagctctgtcATGTTGGATGGGAatgtcggtacacagccattttcagctccttccatagatgttcgattggattcacgtctgggctctggctgggccactcaaggacattcacagactttctcagaagccactcctttgttctcttggctgtgtgcttcaggtcattgtcatgttggaaggtaaaaccttcgccccagtctgaggtccagagcgctctggagcaggttttcttcaaggatctcagtttacttagctgcattcatctttccctctatcaggactagtcgcccccggtcccgctgctgaaaaacacccccacatcatgatgctgccaccgccatgcttcactgtaggcatggcattagccaggtgatgagcggtgcctggtttcctccagatgtgatgcttggtattcaggccaaaaacctgctttcactttgtcattgtgggctatttagAATGAggctgtaatgtaataaaacatggagaaggtgaaaggtgtgtgcagactttccagcttgactaGTTTGAGAAATGAGATCCTTTTTTTAAGACTCACTCTTGTCCAATGCTGCCGCCTAGTGGTAAAATTAAGAGGTGAAAGAAGATGGTTCACTTACGTTTTATCAAAGCCTTCAGGTTGGAAGCAGGGATCCCATCCAAAGTCTCTGGGGCCCCTGGGCTCCACAATGCAACcctaaaagatttaaaaaaaagtgcatcTACTGAACAGAGCATGTAAAAACAGCATATTACTGAATAATACTAcatgatattgcaaaaaaaattaagccCGATAAGCTCCCTGGACAAAAATGAATAATACTCAAGAGTAGCAGTGTCTTATTGTAATACATCAGTGTCAATAGTATAAAACTGGATGGTCAGTTGTAGACCAGGCTTTAAGGTGTGCCCAGAGCAGGtaaaaagtacacacacacagttgaaTATAACAGAAGATGGATTTTCAAAGTGGCGAAAATGCCACCTATCAAAGATCTATAGGTCTATACACATTAAGCACACATCAACATGGACTAAATGTAACTGGGGGTGAAAGGCATAGCTTAATGCTACATATCGACGCTGCATTACACACTTGGTGGCGAGGAACTGTTTCCAAACAAGGCAAGAATAACAGCAAGAATTTTAATAAAgcatcactcactttcttaaccgcttatccaattagggtcgcgggggtgtgctggagcctatcccagctgttcaatgggcgcaaggcacacagtaacaccctggacggggtgccagtccatcacagggcagacactcactctcacactcacactcacactcacactcacactcacactcacactcacactcacacacacacacacacacacacacacacacacacacacacacacacacacacacacacacattcatctatagggcaattcagtgtctctgattaacctgactgcatgtttttggactgtggaggaaacccgagctcccggagaaaacctacacagacacagggagaacatgctaactccgcacagaaaggacccggactgccccgcctggggatcgaacccaggaccttcttgctgtgaggcgacagtgctacccacagagccaccgtgccaccctgttaAGGGAACTGCATTGTCCAAATAATTTAAGCAGAATTACCCAAAATATATCTCTGTTAACACATAGGCACAGCAAAAGTGAGCCAAATGATTCCATCACTGGACTGTATAGGAGTGGAAAACTAtaatatggtcagatgagtcacATTCTTCCCTTTAATTTAAAGACGCAAGGCAACAAGACAACTCGGGgcctaataaagtgttctgtCAAAAGTGTGCCAGCAGGAGAGGGGTCATGTTTCGGGGTTTCATGTTTCAACTACAAAAAAAGTTGATTCTTTGGTTAAAAACCCAAATCAATTACATTCTCTATGTAAAGGAATCTATaatgggtgctcgggtggtgtaAAGGTGAAATACTATAGCCCACTGCCTCAGATCTTGGTACCTATCTCAGCAGGTGCCACTGGTCGGTTTAGGATGGCTGAAGCCAGTGTTTCCCAGGGAACTGGACCTAACATGACgcttaatttttattaaataaaaagctaaaattaaatgaaatgcaGTTCTGCATAACCACACATTGCTCTTTTGCTTTATGTGCAAGCAAAACACAACAATTACATTTCTATATTCCAGAACTATAACTGAGTGCATTAAATCTGTCTCCCTGCTTTATCAGGTATGATGGACCACCAGGGCACCTTAACTGGCCTGTAAAATCAGCAGACCACAGTCTCATCCATaaactgtgtgtttatttggaACAGCTTTATTTGGTTTAAAAATTTTAAACCAAAAATCTAAAATTGAACCAGAAATCAAGTGACCTGACAGGATTAGCACTCAGATGATGATAATACtagggttcttcaaaaggtttccacatatttttaaactctgtagccactgatgcaccgctgttttcatatcatcatcacatgtaaatcttctttcccttaaagcttctttgagtggttcAAAAAGGTAgaatggagctaaatccggactataagctctctctcagtctctcagacacgaccaattactactcctccctccccaccgtgtggaaactttttgaacatcCCTCATAGAAACCATGACCATTTAATTGTTTCTATCTTTAAAGCTTGAAATAATAAGTATTTGTTATGTAAGGAATCTAAAAAAGCTAGGTACTGCTATGCATGTATGATAGGTGCTAACCTCAGTGGTTCCTCTGAAGAGCTGAACTGGATGTCCTTTGCCAGAACAAAAAGCAAATGTGCATAAAGCCCAGGCTGATTTATCTTCAAAACCTGCTAAAAGCTTATACAGTCCTGAAAATAGAAAATTATCAGCACATAGACTTACAAAGATGAATTACTAAAGCATATACAGCGCTTACCTTCTGGCTTCATTTTATCCAGAAACCACTttctgaaaaaaacaaacaaatgtatttattcattgtgaTTTTCTAGACTGCATTGCTTTGTTTATCCTTTacatcaggttttttttagagtttttagacccaaattttgtccatgatttttacatgACCCAGGCAACATAAACGCATCTTACTCTCCTGATACaatatgtaacataaagcctccagaAGGGGGCattcgtgtacaagttcatttaataattttttttttccgcAATTACATTTCTATCGTATGGAGCATAAATCTTAATAATACCCgacaggctgggtgcctataaGGATAATGATTAGCTTGTTTACAGgtgagattcctcataactgctgtaaatatgacctctgctggctgatgatGGCACCTGTATAATGAGAtcggggataatggagatcagtgcctgACTCCCTGTAGGCAATACTGATCCCCATATAATCCCATCTCAAGCAAGTGAAAAGAAGTAGTCAGCTACtacacatgtgtcagagg
The sequence above is drawn from the Trichomycterus rosablanca isolate fTriRos1 chromosome 9, fTriRos1.hap1, whole genome shotgun sequence genome and encodes:
- the itpa gene encoding inosine triphosphate pyrophosphatase; amino-acid sequence: MAVPVGRSVVFVTGNAKKLEEVIQILGDKFPYKLISKKIDLPEYQGEPDEISIQKCQEAARQVAGPVIVEDTCLCFRALGGLPGPYIKWFLDKMKPEGLYKLLAGFEDKSAWALCTFAFCSGKGHPVQLFRGTTEGCIVEPRGPRDFGWDPCFQPEGFDKTYAELPKEVKNSISHRYRALAAMSEHFSKLNDDPEAKRNKFGD